Within the Eucalyptus grandis isolate ANBG69807.140 chromosome 1, ASM1654582v1, whole genome shotgun sequence genome, the region ACCCTCCTTTAGCCATTTCACCCTAGACTTTTGACAGAAAAATGATTCTTCTTGGAGACGCAGTTCAACAAAAGCACGACGCTGAAATTTCTCAAGGTCTGCAAGAGAAGAATTAGTGGGAGATGTAACTCCAGTTCCTTCGGAAATGGTAAGATCTTATCAACTTGAAGACCAACTTGAGTGCTGCGAAGAGCTTCTCTAGCTTCCACCGTTCTCACCGAGATGTTCGAGAAAGATTCTTTGTTGAGGGTCTTGAGGCGACCTTTTACAATTTTCAGTTTAGACACAAGGCGAAACATCGGTACTCCCCACACCGGGCTATCCCAAGCATGATTGATAATCGATGAGAAATCCGGGTGCTCTGACCAAAAGTCAAAGTATTTAAAAGGCTTTCTTCTTAGCACCGGATCAAGAACTCTAACGATCATAGGAGAGTGATGGGAGATCCCAGGTTAAGAAAAGAAGCTTTAGAGAAGGAGAACTGCCGGTTCCAATTAGAGTTAATCAGAACCCGGTCAATCTTTCGCATCTTCCCTGCAGCACCAGACGATGTAGACCAGATAAAACGAAGGCCAACATAACGAAGATCCACCAAATCAGTCCAAGCTAAGCATAACTGAAACTCATCAAAATTAGAAATCCAAGAATTTGAACCCCCAACCCTATCTGAGGGGTCTCTTATGGCATTGAAATCACTTGCCACAAGCCAAGCTAAGTCTTGCAAGACTTCATTGTAATGGATAAGATCATCCCATAAGCGTCTACGTCGCACAAAGGTATGATCTCCATAAACTGCCAAAATGTAGCAACTCATGCTAGAGATGTTGAAAGTAAGGTAACCATGAATAGCTTGTGCATTAGAAGAGAGGGGATCAAAAGTAACAACATTGGGGTCCCACCCGACCCATATTCTACCTCGCGGAGAGTAGTCATAAACTTCCATCCTCTTAATAAGGTCAAGGAGATGGAGTCAAACAAAGGTTCGGGAACATGTGTCTCAAAAATGCCAATCAAGCACAAATTATTCGAGTAAACAAGCTTCATGATCTCAGCTCGTCTAATAGGACCGAGAATACCCCAAAcattccaaaacccaaaaaacatATTTACAATGGGGTAGGGAGAGAATCACCTCTTCTTAGAGGCCTTACGACTAGTAGAGGTCGCATTGGTGTTCACCGAAGGGGGCGGGTCCGGTCGGAGAAGCAACAGTTGCTCCTGGAGACTTTCTGACCTTACATCTGATATCTGTGCCCGAGGAGAAGAATTGATGGAAAGTAAATCTTCATCGTCCAAAGCAGCATGTAAACTGGGACTACCAATTTCATCGGAGCATTGAGCAGTATCCGAGTGGGAAATCAGGTGTGACATTTTTACACAACCATCATGCACCTTGGAAGGGGCCTTCAAGAGACCTTTAGAAATCTACATAGGTGGAAGGAGTGGTGGTTTAATTAGTGCCGAAGTcttcaacttcaacttcaactGCTGCCTACCTTCACTAGGTCGAGCTAAACCGAAAGAATCCGCCTCTTTAGTTGCAggttgctttttcttcttcccttttgcTTGTTGTCATCCCTCATCAACTGAAGATGAATTagtcacaaaaggagttgaggCGAGAGGTAAGGCCACCTTGCGAGCAACAACAGAGTCTGATTGAGGAGCATTATGTTCATCAACAGGGTCGGCAATCATGTGCCGATCCGAAGTGGTCTCCCCTGCTGGGTAATGTCCAACATTCGGCCTATTAATAAATAAGGGATTGTCTCGCGTATTGTCTTTAGTCTGTACACATTGAGGGGCATTTGCATGACCTGGAGACAGAGCAGGAGGAGCAGGAACCAAAGACACATATTGAGGGATCGGAGGTGTAACGATCAAGGGTCGTTGAACATTCTTTTCAATAGAATGCACAGCAACTGGATTGCATTTATGGCCAAAAATGCCACACCCTGCACAAGTCGTGGGTCTCCATATATATTCTATATCAACCACGCATGATTCACCATGATGAACCACCTCAATTGATTCACATGAATGTTGCTTTGCTATGATTTCTACAGACTCTAGGATATGCTAACATTTTCATATGTTCCATTCTTTGGTCTACATAGAGCGGCCTCCCAACGGCGCTAGCAACTTTGCTAATTGCCCGAGAGGAAAAAAAGCAGCAGGAagatttataagctttacccaCACAGGAACGGTTAGAAGAGCATCCATCCTCAACTCTAGGGCCGGCCTCCATTGTTGAAGAACGATAGGCACTTTTGAGACGGTAAAAGGCCCACCTTCTAATACCTTCCTCCAAAAATCATTGTCCGGaatgtggaaaaagaaaaatccctttTCATTGGCCATAACTTCAACCAAGTTCACACCCCAAGCTTTCTTGAAAGCAGCTTCAGTAACTTTGAAGGGAATTCTCCTCCCAATATAGTAGCCAACAAGACAATCTTGAAGTTTAGGATCGGCGGCTTGAAGATCTTCGTCAGTCATTTCAATAATCGGTTTATTATCAACATAAGTTGGAGGGCAGAACTCCAAATCGTATCTTTTGGTTGACACCCTAGCCACAGCCACACTCGCCCAAGTACGAAGATTGGAGCTCGTCGAGGTTGCTCTCTGAGGCCGTGTAGAACTCAACCTGCCTTTACTCCTACCCCTCGGCCCACCTTGAGCTTGGGTAGATCGAGCACGGGCAGAAGCATTAATCAAACCAGTAGGGGTCTGGGCGGTAAAACCCCTATTCTCATTCACGGGACCACCAGAAGGGGATGGATCATTATCAGGATGGGGAGGGCTACGAATTCCAAACCCTGGCCCCTCATTTTAGGCCGAAACCATTCCGGGAATCATAGCAGTACAGAAACGAAAACGCAGAAACAGGGGCGGAAAAAACCCTAGCTAAAGCCGGCCATCAAACCCAAGGAGGAGCACGTACTAGGCCGAGCTTGAATGGGTTTTGAATATGCCTTCAAGGCGCCACAGATCCCCGAGAATCGGCCTCAATGAACGCTCAACACTTCGGGAATTAGTACGCAAGAAATCGGATGAACAGTGAAAAAAAATCGTCAAACTAGGAGCTTCTTTGCTTCGTACGCAAGAAATCGGGCTTAATATATTAGAAATGCTAAAGATTTTCACTAAGTCATTTGTGGTGCATTTAGTAatgtttctgttaaaaaattattccataatatatatatatttatgttccGAGGAATAATTACCATCGACCGTGGTGGCTCGCCGGATAAGAGCTTCATTGATCATTGCCTAAAGGCGAGGGGTTCGAAATCCAGTGGAGGCACTTGGTGTCTTAAGTGTGACGTCAGgatggtgggtcctccgctagcgtcaCTTTAGGGTTTACTCGGGCCACATTTGTGCACGAGATTCCGGTTGTACGAGGTTCCCCTgggtataaatatatatatatatatatatatatatatatatatatatatttgataacCGCActtgataaacttgtataattttttttttattgcttttaatttttaatatttttattttatttttctttatttttattttttcttccttttggccgatcgctagcctcggccatggtcgatAACCGACCGACGAGGCCGACGGCCTCTTTGGATCTGGGCCGGCCGGAGCTCGCCCGACCAAGGCGAGAGCCGGCAATGCTCCGGCGAGAtcgttggccatggccaaggcgggcgactagccaaaaaaaaaaaaaaaagaaaagaaaaagaaggaaaaaataggagagagaaaattgttttTCGAAGTGTtcagaaaacaaagaaacaagtttttcttgtttcttatttctgtttcaaaatTTGTTCCTTGGAACGAAACAAATCCCGGGAACAAAAACgtaaacaaatgcatttttattctttttttttttgtttcaaaaaacaaaaaaaaagcagaaattgtgttcatgacaagaaaaaaacacaaacaaataggGCCTTAAGtatcaaattggataaaaatgatcatttaaacGCTATCAACAAGAAATTTCGGCCAATATCATCACGTGagttttataaataaaattttaatataagttTGCATATTTTATAAACGTCGCACACtgtcgcttttttttttttttttttttcaatccgTTGACTCTTTCTTTGAGGAAATACACGATATTGCCACCAAGGAGGCTGAGAGGCGGATGAAGGAGGAGGTGCGGCGGGTGGTGGAGCAAGCAAAGGAACTACAGGCCGCCGCTACAAATGTCGCCAGCACGTCGAGCAAGGAGCAGTCATTCAGCAGCGTACGCCCATGCTCGACTTGTACATTCATCGCCTTCGGGTGTCCATCAGTGCTCAGGCGAGCTGATAGCTGCTGGATTAGCGAGTCCTTTTGTAGCTGCTATTCACGTCCCTTTGGCACCTGATATTGACAGTACACTCCATCGCGCCTCATCCTCCTTGCGTGCCCACCAATTTCGGCAGCTCATTTGCTCTCTACAAATTACCATCTTCACAACTCACTTTCAAGGCATCATCTGTTAACCTGTGAAATTTGGCTTTCCTCGCTTGCGTACACAATCTCACGAGCATTCCACCGGAggcaaagaaaaagtttaaCCTCGATGTGCAGGCGGCTTCGTGAAGGGGGAAGAGTGTGACTTTGGGGGAAAATTatattagggttttgaatttacGAAAATTAAAATCAGGATTTTGAATTTGAGGCAAATGTTGAAAACATCATTGTTAAAGGTATTATATATGCTGATGAAGCATTCCAGCGAGCCACGTCAATACgagatattaataaaaaaacaaggcAAAATTAGATTTGTGACGActtcaaatcaaaattaacatttaagtgatttttttttaaaagtaacacttaagtgatctaaaagaaatttttagcaACAAAGAAAGCGTTGCATACAACTTTATGCACTTCTGGTATACTTACTTAACAACGTGCATTTGGTCCTTGGGGTGCAATGATGAAGCACGACAATTGAAACTTTGCTCTTTCAATACAAATGTCTTCAAATTTTTGATGTCAAGGGCACGAATGATAatcttttgttcttgagaataatttatagtcagaaatatatttttctttttctttttctatttcctaaacGAGTTTCTAAGTAGAGATACATATTTGATAACgagacaatttttttctttccaaaacagaaatttgtttgataggCCCTTTTAAATATCTCCCTCTCTTGCTCTTTTTCATTCATAGTGCTCCACTCTTTTGTCAAATAAAACATCcttaatcaattaaattaaaagcgTCAATGCAGAAATCATACAATAATAGACAGCAGGAGGCGAGTGCAAGTAATgcgaagagtttttatttttgtttctattaaGTAGAGAatttttacttattattttcattccaaatttttttttaggctaaaaatttctcataaattggaaaaaaaaattgtattaccaaacgaatttctactccaaatctattcccataaaccaaaaaaataaacaaaataaaaagtaaagagACAAAATGATCATCATGCATGTCCTAAATATTCAAGAGCAAGACTAAAGATGAGTTGGTGACGTCCTTATACACGGCTGCCAATTCTGTCTCCTCTGCCGAACAAGTGTTTGAAAATCTGCCTTTTGATCCGTGCTAAAGCTCCTTGTGATCTTGAGCTACCACTCCTGCTACAGCCTGCTTCGAACCATCCATCCAGTCAACACTTTCTCTGAACATTTAACAGCACTCTTCCTAAGTTGCAGAAACTCCTCTACGGCCCTATTTATCTTTTCAACTATCGCCGCAGGTTCAGAGGATCGCATTCGGTACACTGCAGAGTTCCTCAAATTGAATTCTGGTCTAAGCCTGACAGCAAATCGGGCCTCGAGAAATCGCCATTTGGATCTTAGGATCTAGAACATAAGACATTTGCCGCAAATAATAAACCGTCTTGACTGATGGAATTAACCGGGTCCCTACGAGATCCCAACACCCTAcatcaatcaagaaaaagataaaaattaagcACCCTTTTCATCAAGCTGAGAATTCATTATCATGCTGAGCGTACAAAGttacttttaatattttggacACAACGTAAGATTTAGCCAAATCAATTGCTTTCAGTGATTGGCAAGCTTGTTAAGTCATTTGCTTCTCGGACTTAGAAGGGTTCTGGGTCATGTATCCATGCTGATAAATCCTAAGCATAAAGAAGACGAATAAGAAATCAAACTCAATCCAAACTAAGGCCTCTCTCAATCTGGTTCATAGCTCGACTGTCTACATGGTCTTTAGTGTAATAAACAGCCTCTTCTGAATAGGCGAGCAAGAACCCAATATTGGTAGTTGCACGCGATCATGTCCAATGGCTGAATTGATACAGAGAATCACAAGATAATGTCAAGAGATGATTAAACAGGCAAAGCCTGCTGCTGAGCATGCCACGCCACAACGTCTTTGTATGCCAAGTTGCCCCGAAAATATCCAAAGCGCTTCCTACCGTCACATCCACACGTCCCATGCCGGCCACTTTTATCCTCTCCAGATCTTCCATTACCGTAACACCACCTGCGTAGGTCACCGGAATCTGATGTCCAAAACAGGCTGGTGTCAATGTTTGCATGCAGAACATGCATACTCGATGCCCAGCAACCAACAGATAAAcagcaaaatgaaaataaaaggaattcTTTTCAGTGATGAAATGGAAACACGCGCGTCTTGCTAACAGAGTGAAAAAAGAATAGCATTTCCACAGTTTCAAAAATGCACTAGGATgttccagaaaagaaaaaggccatCACACGTCTTGCCACGTCTTAAAATCCACTGAGGCCTAGGTGAGGCTCACCACCAGACGAGTCAAGAAACTGCAGGTCTTGGTCTATCTATGCActaaacatgcaaaatgttTATCTTTATGGCAAATTGAATGAATTTCTAACACGCGTCTGGAAGGAAACATTATCAACcaaatgataattaaaaaacataGATAATAGCAAAGAACTCGCCAAGTGGTAATTGACGTACTACTTACCTGAGAGTACTTGCCAAGCAAAGCCACAAGCTCTTCATCAATTCCTAATCTGTAGTAAACAAGCATTCAAGGTTAGAATCATGGAGATCAGCACATATAAAATGTAGCAAAAGTCAAAGTTGCAAAGCACAAGGGGACAATTCACTTAAAATATAAAGAAAGTTGAAGTTGCAAAGCACAAGGGGACCATTGACATGGACAGCATGGACTCACTGCCCAACAGTAATTAGTTGAGAATCCGCGATAAAATTCCACATTTTACAAACAAATCACAGAACTATTTTATCAGTACAATCGAAAATAATATTGCAAAGAACATGTCTATGTCCTTGTAAGAGTAAAGAGCATCCATTTGCTTAAGAGATTGGTAAGAGATGGCTCCTGGACTTGTTTAATGTTACTCAAAGATTTCTATGAAGGAAACTCAACGCCATTGACTGAAAAGAGAAACAGGAGTGAAAAATGAACTAAAGTATATTCACATTAAGAAGCTATGAATCATGACGACCAAAATCTGAATTTCATGGCAGATTAACGACAAATTAAATGGAAAACATTAGAACAACCaggaatttgttttctttatttatcaatgagaaaatcaaaatgTGTAGTTGGTTAAGTAGATGTTCTTTatgtagattttcttttttttgcataaatggtgaacaaagaaaagattgatTAGCATGTGAGAAGAATGTTTTTCCAGTACCACTCTAGAAGTGCTTTGCAACTTAAAAAGAAAGTACACATGAAGCTTAGAACACCAACAAGGAAAAAATTGATAGCTtaataaaaacatttattttgaaaaaaatcatgtttatcTTTTGTAAAATATCATGTCTATTGAAATATAATACTTTTTACCAGATTAACTTATTCTTATAATGGGTCAAAAAACAAAGGCTCAGCATCAAGCACAGAAAACCAAAATTCCTCTTCAACCTATTAGTCCTCCAGCAGtaagaataattaatcacggTTCAAGGTGACTTAAAACAGTGACGCCTAATAACAACTGCTATCTCTTAAAAGATGTCACATATGATAGGTTAAAAGCAGTAGACAAAAACAAGGCCAAGGCATTAATAGAGGTGCAGTTCTAAAGCAGAGAAGGGTTTTCCCTTTGCAATAGGTGGAGAAGGAATCAAAGGTACATACTTTTTTCCTTCCACGTCAACACCATGGACCAAGAACTCATCAGCATAGCTCGCAAGAAACTCTAATATCTTCTCATCCAGATACACATCACTAAATTTCTGCCATCTGTCAGTGACAATTGCATATTTACCCTCCTGAACATAAACAAGCAGCGAAGATATAATAACTTCAATTAATGAACTCACtgaacccaaaaagaaaaaagccaaacTGAACATTGGTCTTGATGAAAACTTTGTTCAGCTAGTTTGACACACCCACATCTCAGCACATGGCACTAACTTTCAGAAAGTATAAGAAATCAGAAGTTCCTCCAAAGAAGCTATGCCAACTCTTTAAGCCTAATCTCCTCGCAAAAGCTTAAGTTAGACAAAATTTATACAAAAGAAACTATATCAAACCTTCTTCCTGCAGCTAAGATCCAACACCAGACGGTCTTTTCCCACCACATGCACAAGATCCTTAAGCCTTTCAAGGTCCATTCGTCCATTATTGAACACATACTGTAACAagaatatcaaaagaaaagagctcaATTGCACTCACTAGTACAGTTTTGATAACATGCGGAAGTATGACAGCTacaatgttcaatttcattccCATCTATCAGAAATGTGCAAACTTTTATGCTGCGAGTTCGTGAGTGTAAACAAGCATGGGAATGATACCATAGAAAAGCTACATCTTGTATGACCTGACAGTTTAAATCAACATGTTCATGTGAGATCTGGAAACTAATTATCCTTTCGAAAAGCCCATAACTACTGCTCTGTTTATCCCCTGCTTTCACTAAATACCTAGCAATACAGTGAAAGgaaataagaacaagaaaaggacTGTCATATGAAGAAGgctgagcttttttttttttttaacaaaagagaACAGGAAATACTAAAGTAAAAATGACATACCGATGTTACAATGACATGGCTTGCCCCTTCTTCTATGTAATTCAGACAATTTTCTGAATTGATTCCACCTCCTACTTGCAGACCGCCTAGCATAAGGAAGTCCTCACCATAAGTTCAGCAGAGGAAACATCTGTAAGTTTCAGGCGATAGTATCCACCATAAGATAAGAAGGAATGTAGTCACAGGCTTTTAACCACCAAACCATGATTAATGAAGAGAAAGATGCTCAAAAATAGAATGGAACAATATACTTTATCCATGCCTTGCACACATCAGAAAACATTCTCTCACTTTTGCATATAAATAGTCTGCTAATCTAAGGTGAAGTTATTGAGGAGAACAGCCATCAACCTTAGTACCTCATAACCCCAGATTTTCATTTAGAATCACATGGAAAAGCATGGACATTTTCTATGGCGAGCACTAGCGAAACAAAGGTAGCTGAAttgcaaaacaagaaacaagaggaaaattcattttataatttaagGACAATCTATAAGGATGGAACGGGAAACACCTAATACTCTCTTGAGTTTGTATTTGTAGCAAAAACCTTAAGCTCCAGTACAAATTGCATATAAGCAACTGTGCAAGTATGTATaattaatgacaaaaaaaaCTCAACCTACCAGGATATGCATGCAATGCTTCAATTGCTGCAGCATTGCTTAGAGGATCTGCTCCAAGCATGATGACATGACCACCTGCTAGCCCATCTTCTTGGTATAATTTTGCGTACTCTGCTGAAGATACGTCTGATTCAAAATTGGTCACAGGAGCAGATTCATTGCCCTTCAAATCACAAAGGGTCGACCCTACAATTTGTTTCACTTTACCCTGATAACAATACATTGAATTTGATCAACTGGCTGCTACAATGACCAAGTGAAGATGCAGATTGTGTCCATGGAAGACCTCACAACAAATGATGCATCTAACTGAAAGGAACAAGCAACATCCTCCATTCAACCATAGCACTGGCCTTCTTAACCCAATGAAAAACAACAGGCAACAGAACAGGTCAAACAATGATTTAAGCAAAATTGACTTCTGAGGCAACTTAAAGAGGCAAATGGAACTTATTCTCATGGAAGCTCTTGGCATAGATGCAACATATGGAGCAGTTAAAGATGCGAAAATGTGGATGGAACAATTGACCGATGAACTAAGTCAATTCGAAGAGAATAAGGAGAAACAAATTAGCCATTATTGACTCCTAAAATCAGataagtcaaaagaaaaaaaatttacttccgGTAACAACAACACCcttatgcaaaatcaaagaTGCATTTCGGAGACAACCACGCAGTCTCCAGCTGGGAATTCACCATTCCTGAAGAGCAATGCTAGACCCACCAATACCCATTCAAATTTCGACGCAGCACTTCCGAAACAAATTTCCGAAGCAGTTATTCCTACACCTATTAAGCACCACTCCATGAAAGCTCATAAAGATAGACTTTGATAGCAAAACCCCCCGCAATGTTTTTCCACCCTTTTTCGCCCCTCTTAGAAGAACAGATACTCTGAACATACATGAAGTGCACTAACAACAAACAACCAAAGGAAGCTACTCCATCGAAACTCAGGACCATCATAAGGCCCTTGCAAAAGGGAGCACCTTGTGTATATCGATGCAAGGACGGAATCGAACGGCGCACCGTACGGACATCCGCGCGGAGGATCCTgggcaaaagcaaaagcaagaatAAGATAAATAAGGACTTGAGGATTGCGATATGACCCAGAAACGCTCGGCATTCTCGCGCAGCTAGAGACCGTACGTACTCGAAATGGGCATCGTCGGGGTACAACGGCAGCCGTCGCGCGAGCCGATCGAGGAGCAGAAGCCGAGACGGGGCGAGCTGAGATGGGGAACCGAGCTGGTGCGGAGGCTGCTCATCCTCATTCTTGTAGACTATAGATTTGAAACTGGAAAGACGGAAGCTTCTTTTGCCCTCTGTCTCTGTATTTCGATTTCCTCCTTTCAGGCTACCAGGTACGATGTCGAACTCGAGCTTTCGAGGTTGTCTTCTTTATTTGCTGTCGGCTTGCTCGTCGGAAGAACCACGACACGAAACGGGAAGGGAATTCGTAGTCCCAGTCAGTTTTTtagccgccgccgcggccgaaACGAGGGCTAGACCCGTTAAATGGGGGGATCGAGTCGGGTTTGGTAAAGTCATAAATGATTCGACcaaaattaactcatttaatatgtttatgatCTATTTATtgcaatacaaaatttttagcCCATACTCATTCTGATTTATATTTGATCCATATTTGActcatttaattatatatattatttttctaaaaaaattgtattattaaaatatttttatacaatgtaaatttaatagataatttttataatttttaaataattatttttaaaatcgatttttttttttaaataaaataacggTCATTAGGCGCACAGCGAGCTTCGAGCTCACTTAGGatcggcaaggctcaagcctcacctgACGCcgatgagctcgagcctcgccagacaTTAACGAGGCTTCCGCCGCTAGATCtgtgagcttgagctcacccgTTGGCGATGCCAGCGAGTTTGAGTCTCATTGAGCTCTCGCTTGGCCATCAGGTCATCACCACGCCCGCcccagaggaagaagaaaggaaaaaataaaaaataaaaaaaataaaataaaaaaataattataattttatcaCTTCTAGTAGGATAGACTACATCGTgagttatttttatttggttggtaaatgggttttaaatAAGTACAAAATagacccatttaaaacccataattttagtcattttatttttaaaatcccatCATGGGTGCCTTGGGAAATAAGACTAACCCATTAACGACCTATTTAAGCAAATTGGTTGTgtacccattttaacacctctactgAGGGCCATTGCGCtactatttttcaattttcatcccCTCGTCCATGGAAAATCTTAGTCTAGCGAAAAGTGTGAAATATAGTCCTACATTGGCCCCTTCGAATCTctaattttgttcaattaagcCGTTATACCTTTTGAATCGAACTGAGTTCTATCCCtataatcaatttgattttgcttCGTATGTGACAATCAACTCGGTTCCAAAGCATACCAATAagggcttgtttgtttatttttgtttctgttcctcggaacaaatttttttattcttttgttctggagaacaaaaaaagaataaaaacgcgtttggtaaaaattttgttcccgataacaaatttggaacagaaacaagaggtggaaaaagttgtttcttgttcctagAATAATtctgagaaacaatttttctctctcctctttttttcttctctttattttcttcttcttcttcttcttcttcttcttcttcttccttttaccaATCACCGACCTTAGCCATGGCCGatgccggcgaccggccgacaaGGGCCAACGACTCGCCGGAGCATCACTAACCCCCGGAgaagccgagcctcgccggccggcgcgaggctcagcctcgccaagctagggcaaggccgacctcacaCTGCCTAAGCGAGTttgagcctcgccagtggccttGATGACCAAGTGAGCCTCGCAGTGGCCTAGTGaggctccggcgagctcgcctaGCAAATCGCTGGCCGCTACCATGGCCGACAACCggccacaaagagaaagaaggaaaataaaagaaaaatgaaaaatataataaaaaatattgaaaactaaaagaaataacaaaat harbors:
- the LOC104447778 gene encoding LOW QUALITY PROTEIN: 1-(5-phosphoribosyl)-5-[(5-phosphoribosylamino)methylideneamino] imidazole-4-carboxamide isomerase, chloroplastic (The sequence of the model RefSeq protein was modified relative to this genomic sequence to represent the inferred CDS: inserted 1 base in 1 codon), with the translated sequence MRMSSLRTSSVPHLSSPRLGFCSSIGSRDGCRCTPTMPISRSSARMSVRCAVRFRPCIDIHKGKVKQIVGSTLCDLKGNESAPVTNFESDVSSAEYAKLYQEDGLAGGHVIMLGADPLSNAAAIEALHAYPGGLQVGGGINSENCLNYIEEGASHVIVTSYVFNNGRMDLERLKDLVHVVGKDRLVLDLSCRKKEGKYAIVTDRWQKFSDVYLDEKILEFLASYADEFLVHGVDVEGKKLGIDEELVALLGKYSQIPVTYAGGVTVMEDLERIKVAGMGRVDVTVGSALDIFXGNLAYKDVVAWHAQQQALPV